A single Oncorhynchus kisutch isolate 150728-3 linkage group LG19, Okis_V2, whole genome shotgun sequence DNA region contains:
- the LOC116354995 gene encoding protocadherin gamma-A11-like: MASEGFLRPRCVKWSLCCGLRWQVLFFLLYFSHIVSGQIRYSIPEEMKTGSLIGNVAQDLGLDLKRLRAGRARIVTGESIQYTELKTDKGILVVSERIDREQLCGDVTPCSFSFEMILENPIELHRVTVEIVDVNDHSPIFKNNHIKFEISESATLGSRFVLESAKDPDVGVNGLQEYVLTQNDNFVLKQHSNPDGSKFAEMILQKPLDREENPHLSLKLIAVDGGNPQRSGTVNIEITVLDVNDNAPVFNQSVYRATVMENAPKGTYITTVNASDADSGSNGIVMYYFSNLKEILADIFDIDETTGKISVVGQIDFEKDKKYDIRVEAKDQGGLTDLGKVVIEIVDINDNAPVINIMSFTSPVSEDAAAGTTIAVVNVKDADSERNGQITCSVDTNSFKIKSSLSSYYTLISDVAFDRETTPEYNITITATDSGSPPLSSARTLHLRISDVNDNAPLFHQSSYSAYVTENNSPGMSIFTVSARDSDWNQNARISYLLEDTQISGTPVSTYISINSETGVLHAVRSFDYEQIKQLKLVVKAQDGGSPPLSSNVTVKIMIQDQNDNAPQVLYPVQTSSSLVAEMVPRSADVGYLVTKVVAVDVDSGQNAWLSYKLQKATDRALFEVGLQNGEIRTLRQVNDKDAVKQRLTVVVEDNGQPSRSATVNVNVAVADSFPEVLSEFTDFTHDKEYNDNLTFYLVLALAVVSFLFITCLVVIISVKIYRWRQSRILYHSNLPVIPYYPPRYADTLGTGTLQHVYNYEVCRTTDSRKSDCQFARPCSQNVLIMDPSSTGTMQRMQNEKNILDEPDSPLEVS, translated from the coding sequence ATGGCATCTGAAGGATTCCTTCGACCTAGATGCGTAAAATGGAGTTTGTGCTGTGGACTGCGATGGCAAGTACTTTTTTTCCTCCTGTATTTCAGTCATATTGTCAGTGGTCAAATCCGTTATTCTATTCCGGAGGAGATGAAGACAGGCTCTCTTATCGGTAACGTGGCTCAAGACCTGGGGTTAGACTTGAAAAGACTCCGAGCGGGCCGAGCCCGTATCGTGACCGGGGAAAGCATTCAGTACACAGAGCTGAAGACAGACAAAGGGATTCTAGTCGTGAGTGAGAGAATAGACCGAGAGCAGCTTTGTGGCGACGTCACACCGTGTAGCTTCAGCTTTGAAATGATTCTAGAAAATCCAATCGAATTACATCGTGTTACAGTTGAAATTGTGGATGTAAATGACCATTCACCTATTTTTAAGAACAATCATATCAAATTTGAAATCAGCGAATCTGCTACTCTTGGCTCTCGTTTTGTGCTGGAGAGTGCAAAGGATCCCGATGTGGGAGTTAATGGTCTACAGGAGTATGTTTTAACTCAAAATGACAATTTCGTTCTGAAACAACATTCGAATCCTGATGGAAGTAAATTTGCAGAAATGATTTTACAAAAGCCTTTGGATAGAGAAGAGAATCCTCATCTCTCTTTAAAGCTAATCGCTGTAGACGGTGGAAATCCGCAGCGATCTGGCACAGTAAATATAGAGATCACTGTCCTAGATGTCAATGACAATGCGCCTGTGTTTAACCAGTCAGTGTACAGGGCTACTGTGATGGAAAACGCACCGAAAGGAACCTATATTACAACCGTTAATGCTAGTGATGCAGACAGTGGTTCCAATGGTATAGTGATGTATTATTTTTCGAATTTGAAAGAAATCTTGGCAGATATATTTGACATTGATGAGACAACTGGCAAGATATCTGTTGTTGGACAAATCGATTTTGAAAAAGATAAGAAATATGACATTAGAGTTGAGGCCAAAGACCAAGGTGGTTTGACAGACCTCGGCAAAGTTGTCATAGAAATAGTTGACATAAATGACAATGCCCCAGTTATAAACATCATGTCTTTCACTAGCCCTGTGTCTGAAGATGCTGCTGCTGGAACCACGATTGCCGTTGTAAACGTTAAAGATGCCGATtcagagagaaacggacagattACATGCTCTGTAGATACGAACTCGTTCAAGATCAAATCTTCTTTAAGTAGTTATTATACGTTGATCTCAGATGTAGCTTTTGACAGAGAAACAACACCAGAATACAACATAACTATAACAGCGACAGATTCTGGCTCGCCTCCTCTCTCAAGCGCCAGGACACTACACCTTAGAATCTCTGACGTAAATGACAATGCTCCATTGTTTCATCAGAGCTCATACTCTGCTTACGTCACAGAGAATAACTCTCCTGGAATGTCCATATTTACTGTCAGCGCGCGGGACTCTGACTGGAATCAGAACGCGAGAATCTCGTACCTCCTGGAGGACACGCAGATCAGTGGAACTCCAGTATCCACTTATATATCCATTAACTCTGAAACCGGAGTTTTACATGCTGTGCGCTCCTTTGATTACGAACAAATCAAGCAACTTAAACTCGTGGTAAAGGCACAAGACGgaggctctcctcctctcagtagcaATGTGACGGTGAAAATAATGATCCAAGACCAGAACGACAACGCGCCTCAGGTTCTGTATCCAGTCCAGACTAGCAGCTCTCTGGTCGCTGAAATGGTGCCTCGTTCAGCAGATGTGGGCTATCTTGTGACTAAAGTGGTGGCTGTTGATGTGGACTCTGGACAGAATGCTTGGCTCTCATATAAACTGCAGAAAGCGACAGACAGGGCACTATTTGAAGTGGGTTTACAGAATGGCGAAATAAGAACACTACGCCAAGTCAATGATAAAGATGCTGTGAAACAAAGGCTCACTGTTGTAGTGGAGGACAACGGGCAACCCTCTCGTTCAGCTACAGTCAATGTTAACGTGGCGGTGGCGGACAGCTTCCCTGAAGTGCTCTCGGAGTTCACTGACTTTACGCACGACAAGGAATACAATGACAACCTGACTTTTTACTTAGTCTTGGCTTTGGCTGTAGTCTCATTTTTGTTCATCACATGTTTAGTGGTTATTATATCAGTGAAAATATACAGATGGAGACAGTCTCGCATCCTCTATCATTCCAATCTCCCGGTTATTCCGTATTATCCACCGCGTTACGCAGACACTTTGGGGACAGGAACTCTACAGCACGTGTACAATTACGAGGTGTGCAGGACGACTGACTCAAGAAAGAGTGACTGTCAGTTCGCCAGACCCTGTAGTCAGAACGTACTGATAATGGACCCCAGTTCTACAGGGACGATGCAGCGGATGCAGAACGAGAAGAACATCCTGGATGAACCAGACTCCCCACTAGAGGTGAGTTAA